A window of the Gossypium arboreum isolate Shixiya-1 chromosome 2, ASM2569848v2, whole genome shotgun sequence genome harbors these coding sequences:
- the LOC108479783 gene encoding NEDD8-conjugating enzyme Ubc12-like — protein sequence MIQLFKVKESHKVLAQNSNCEAPTEKQSAGELRLHNDITELNLPNCCTISFPNGKDDLMNFEVTISPEDGCYVGGAFKFSFQVSPVYPNDAPKVKCIPKVYHPNIDYEGNVCLNILLEDWKLALNINTIIYGLYHLFTSFEITI from the exons ATGATTCAGCTGTTCAAAGTAAAGGAAAGCCACAAAGTTCTTGCTCAAAATTCAAATTGCGAAGCCCCTACCGAAAAGCAATCTGCAGGAGAGTTGCGTTTACACAATG ACATTACTGAGCTGAACCTACCTAATTGTTGTACCATATCATTTCCTAATGGAAAGGATGATCTCATGAACTTTGAGGTTACAATTTCACCTGAAGACGGCTGTTACGT TGGTGGAGCATTCAAATTCTCCTTTCAGGTTTCTCCGGTGTATCCCAATGATGCACCTAAAGTTAAATGTATACCCAAG gtgTATCATCCAAATATAGACTATGAAGGAAACGTATGCCTCAACATATTACTTGAAGATTGGAAACTAGCGTTGAATATAAACACTATAATCTATGGATTATACCATCTTTTCAcg AGTTTCGAAATTACAATCTAG